In a genomic window of Candidatus Acidiferrales bacterium:
- a CDS encoding radical SAM peptide maturase, CXXX-repeat target family, which produces MDYIFGKNPKTWGEAVAKNVTLIVTEDCQLRCRYCYLHGKNHQNRMSFDIARQTVEYLLRERQIFTEQSVIWDFIGGEPFLEIELIDQVSDYIKRRMYEESHPWFNSYRFSFSTNGILYDHPKVQKYIEKNKTHLSIGITIDGSQPKHDMQRVYPNGRGSYADVVRNVPLWLSQFPGSGSKVTVSHADLPFIFESVLHLWDLGIKSVYINVVFENVWQEGDDMILEEQLVKLADYVLLQRLFTKANATFFSDSIGQPLDCVRDNQNWCGAGKMLAVDYKGDFYPCIRFAPYSMAKQKPRCIGNCFEGIDQNKLRPFLALDRVSQSSEECIKCEVARGCAWCQGLNYDEADSDTIYQRAVFICKMHKARVRANNYYWERFRKISGGQDRSANIKQIDLR; this is translated from the coding sequence ATGGATTACATTTTTGGCAAGAATCCGAAGACGTGGGGCGAAGCGGTGGCCAAGAACGTCACGCTTATTGTGACCGAAGACTGCCAGCTCAGATGCCGTTACTGTTATCTCCACGGAAAGAATCACCAAAACAGGATGAGTTTCGATATCGCCCGTCAGACCGTTGAGTATCTTCTTCGCGAGCGGCAAATATTCACCGAACAATCCGTGATCTGGGATTTCATCGGCGGAGAACCCTTCCTCGAAATTGAGTTAATCGATCAGGTCAGCGACTATATCAAGCGCCGCATGTATGAGGAATCTCACCCCTGGTTCAACAGTTATCGATTCAGTTTCTCCACCAACGGCATACTGTACGACCACCCGAAGGTCCAAAAGTATATTGAGAAGAATAAAACGCATCTCAGTATCGGGATTACAATCGATGGTTCCCAACCCAAACACGATATGCAAAGAGTGTATCCGAACGGGAGGGGTTCATACGCCGACGTGGTACGGAACGTTCCTCTTTGGCTCTCCCAGTTTCCGGGATCGGGCAGTAAAGTCACCGTCTCCCACGCCGACCTGCCGTTTATTTTCGAGAGCGTTCTTCATCTTTGGGACCTTGGGATCAAGAGCGTATACATCAATGTCGTATTCGAAAATGTTTGGCAGGAAGGAGATGACATGATCTTGGAAGAACAATTAGTCAAGCTCGCGGACTATGTGCTCTTGCAAAGACTCTTCACGAAAGCCAACGCAACTTTCTTTTCGGATTCGATCGGTCAGCCATTAGATTGTGTACGCGACAACCAGAATTGGTGCGGGGCAGGCAAAATGCTCGCAGTGGATTATAAAGGAGATTTCTACCCCTGCATCAGGTTTGCTCCGTATTCCATGGCCAAACAAAAGCCTCGCTGCATTGGAAATTGTTTCGAAGGCATTGATCAAAATAAGCTTCGCCCCTTTCTTGCTCTTGACAGGGTGAGCCAGAGCTCGGAGGAATGCATCAAGTGCGAGGTTGCAAGGGGTTGTGCGTGGTGTCAAGGGCTAAACTACGATGAAGCGGATTCAGATACGATCTATCAGCGGGCAGTGTTCATTTGTAAGATGCACAAGGCGAGAGTGCGTGCAAATAATTATTACTGGGAACGATTCAGAAAAATTTCGGGTGGACAAGATCGCTCCGCAAATATCAAACAAATTGATTTGCGTTGA
- a CDS encoding T9SS type A sorting domain-containing protein, whose amino-acid sequence MKTRFVLKLVLSSILMLCAGEAFAQWSAISELQYVRISGILVINDSTIFIGGFNGAFLRSTDRGNTWSRVIPTGMGTDSIFSLNKCGGYLFAGTNAPVSLYRSSDNGNSWSAAGQGLPPNTNVNGMTYLNGVTYAATTNGVLGSTDNGTSWTADTLGLNLGPPPFPPEYMNYGTVGITSAGSNLYVIEALNGKGAYRTSADSISWTPIGLDSVSESAITSLDTNVFVATTRGIFLYSGGTAWLDRSVGLPFSDSASITLCSFATSDTLLFAYIEVSSSTFYGHEIYVTHDLGKTWIDVNDSAFAGSSVTAMVATPKYLFVGTQSGAWQIPISDVITSVNENLPPVPSKYVLYQNYPNPFNPSTVIGYRLPAASHVTLKVYDVMGREVKTLVNERQSAGSHSARFDAGSLPSGLYFYRIQAGNYSSTKKALLVK is encoded by the coding sequence GTGAAGACACGGTTTGTTCTCAAGTTGGTTTTATCATCCATCTTAATGCTTTGTGCCGGTGAAGCATTCGCGCAATGGTCTGCAATCTCGGAGTTGCAGTATGTGCGCATATCCGGCATTCTCGTTATAAACGACAGTACTATCTTTATAGGTGGGTTCAACGGCGCATTTCTTCGATCAACAGACCGCGGGAACACCTGGTCGCGCGTCATACCGACCGGAATGGGAACCGATTCAATCTTTTCTCTAAACAAGTGCGGTGGATATCTTTTTGCCGGTACGAACGCTCCGGTCAGCCTTTATCGATCTTCTGACAACGGGAATTCATGGAGCGCAGCCGGGCAAGGATTACCCCCAAATACAAATGTCAACGGCATGACATATTTGAACGGGGTGACTTATGCAGCGACAACCAATGGTGTCCTGGGCTCTACGGACAATGGCACGTCGTGGACCGCCGACACCTTGGGATTAAACTTGGGACCGCCGCCGTTTCCTCCCGAGTATATGAACTACGGTACTGTCGGAATTACCTCTGCCGGATCGAATCTTTACGTTATCGAGGCCCTCAATGGGAAAGGTGCATATCGGACTTCGGCGGACAGTATATCCTGGACGCCGATCGGATTAGACTCGGTTTCAGAATCCGCGATAACATCCCTGGATACTAACGTCTTTGTGGCCACGACACGTGGAATATTCCTTTATAGTGGAGGTACCGCGTGGCTGGACAGAAGTGTTGGGCTTCCCTTTTCCGATTCAGCGAGCATTACGCTGTGTAGTTTCGCCACATCAGACACTCTATTATTTGCTTATATCGAAGTAAGTTCATCGACCTTTTACGGCCATGAGATTTACGTGACGCATGATTTAGGCAAAACATGGATCGATGTCAACGACAGTGCCTTTGCGGGAAGTTCCGTTACCGCCATGGTTGCAACCCCAAAGTACCTTTTTGTCGGCACGCAAAGTGGTGCATGGCAGATACCAATCTCAGATGTGATCACCTCTGTGAATGAAAACCTTCCTCCGGTGCCTTCCAAATATGTTTTATATCAAAACTATCCCAATCCATTCAACCCATCGACGGTCATCGGTTATCGCTTGCCAGCAGCCAGCCATGTCACGTTGAAAGTCTATGACGTGATGGGTCGCGAAGTAAAGACATTGGTGAATGAGCGGCAGTCCGCGGGTAGTCACTCTGCCAGATTTGATGCTGGCAGTCTGCCGAGTGGTCTGTACTTCTACAGAATTCAAGCGGGCAATTATTCTTCGACAAAGAAGGCACTGTTGGTGAAATAA
- a CDS encoding T9SS type A sorting domain-containing protein, with the protein MFHFTGKTMYLVFFLTMFICIPCVNAQLKARYAGVTFRLLGTVGYNTVRIKRDPTSGNLYVLQNNGIIQRVNFNSDTTAATLTTVYQTSNHHLNAPLGMTFGSDGTMYLVGNDSTTVLGTASIVKGIPVSPGSENRTWSMIATTVPYPYGNVYNHRMSGIVLNPTGDSIYVNSGAATDHGEVENGGYRESGLTSIVLRLPIDGDNIVLQNDRDWLRSNGYLLCEGIRNTFDLAYAGNGDLFGVENSGDRDDPEELNWIRAGHHYGFPWRISTDLTPQQFTPYDPHTDPLLSPNAWGGGNLYKTFSNDTAYPQAPDSITFTYPIPSYGPDADHFRDTTTGQVEDASQLGKKIYTFTPHRSPDGIVFDRDSLLAGNLQGGGLVICLENSALITALGDTSQDLLLVELTKDSGNYSAHVIRLVSGFLSPLGEELVGNKLFVVETGLNYNNNSPRLWEITLPLASTTAVRKTHNAQESFELDQNYPNPFNPSTVIKYQLPQTSYVSLKVYDVLGRERETLVNARETAGTHSVAFNAATLPSGVYFYKLQAGDYSSVKKAILMK; encoded by the coding sequence ATGTTCCATTTTACGGGGAAAACTATGTACCTGGTTTTTTTTCTGACGATGTTCATATGCATACCTTGCGTGAATGCACAGCTCAAAGCAAGATATGCCGGTGTTACTTTCAGATTGTTGGGAACGGTGGGCTATAACACGGTCCGGATCAAGAGGGACCCCACCTCCGGGAATTTATATGTCCTTCAAAATAACGGCATCATCCAGCGTGTCAACTTCAATTCAGACACCACCGCAGCAACCCTTACCACGGTTTATCAAACATCGAATCATCATCTCAACGCACCGCTGGGAATGACATTTGGAAGCGACGGGACGATGTATCTGGTTGGAAACGACTCGACTACCGTTCTCGGAACGGCGAGCATAGTGAAAGGTATTCCGGTTTCGCCCGGTAGCGAGAATCGGACCTGGAGCATGATTGCGACAACCGTGCCGTACCCCTACGGCAATGTCTATAACCACAGGATGAGCGGAATTGTTTTGAATCCGACCGGAGATTCCATTTATGTTAATAGTGGAGCGGCCACGGATCATGGTGAAGTCGAGAACGGAGGTTACCGCGAATCGGGGTTGACTTCGATAGTATTGAGGCTTCCTATCGACGGAGACAATATCGTACTTCAGAACGACAGAGACTGGCTCCGATCCAACGGATATCTCTTGTGTGAGGGAATCAGAAATACCTTCGACCTTGCGTATGCAGGCAACGGCGATCTGTTTGGCGTTGAGAATTCCGGCGACCGCGACGATCCCGAAGAGTTGAACTGGATCAGAGCAGGACATCATTACGGATTTCCCTGGCGGATAAGTACCGACCTTACTCCACAGCAGTTTACACCTTATGATCCGCACACCGATCCACTGTTAAGTCCCAATGCGTGGGGAGGTGGAAATCTATATAAGACTTTTAGCAACGATACGGCTTATCCGCAAGCCCCCGACAGTATTACTTTCACCTATCCGATTCCGAGCTACGGGCCCGATGCGGATCACTTTCGCGATACGACGACAGGACAGGTGGAGGATGCGAGCCAGCTTGGCAAGAAGATATATACATTTACCCCTCATCGGTCGCCGGACGGTATCGTTTTCGATAGAGACTCGTTGCTCGCAGGGAATCTGCAAGGAGGCGGCTTGGTGATATGTCTTGAGAACTCTGCTCTCATCACAGCACTCGGAGACACGAGTCAGGATTTGCTTCTCGTCGAATTGACAAAAGACAGCGGCAACTATTCCGCACACGTGATAAGGCTGGTATCAGGCTTCCTCTCACCTCTTGGTGAGGAACTTGTCGGGAACAAATTGTTTGTCGTCGAAACAGGTTTGAACTACAACAACAATTCCCCTAGACTATGGGAAATAACTTTACCTCTGGCGAGTACGACGGCGGTTCGCAAGACCCACAATGCGCAAGAATCTTTTGAGCTGGATCAGAATTATCCGAATCCATTCAATCCTTCAACCGTGATAAAGTATCAGCTTCCACAAACCAGTTATGTTAGTCTTAAAGTCTACGATGTGCTTGGGAGAGAGAGGGAGACGTTGGTTAATGCTCGAGAAACCGCAGGAACACATTCGGTCGCATTCAACGCGGCCACCCTGCCGAGTGGAGTTTATTTCTACAAGTTGCAGGCTGGAGATTACTCATCCGTAAAGAAAGCGATATTGATGAAATAG
- a CDS encoding CXXX repeat peptide maturase: MRFLILPVDKSSISFCFYTNPNLSSSPEPIPKATVQTTIDFARSNGLTVQFVYGKSAPPPQHRSIIESVNHVKIVPLALAKKYPEGIVVIESDEIDHAADFGLDAGRNVIVRLPIESIARLEDILFGLSGVFQRLNLRIVGMERTTEADLNLYDQQLLNIADRVSDYYRHGKIFELNFLSDRLILNKMKNCEAGIEHLTVGSDGRLYLCAGFLYDNPEDSVGSLGKGIHIPNSELLRLDHAPICKQCDAYQCLRCIYLNKKLTYEVNTPSNQQCVASHKERTATGKLLGILRDIPAFATVNDVSSIDYEDPLAVLHRFKEPHAGTIYPNPIPIKMNEGLQSEFVVIEETDRTFTPMKTGFAEMSVLEVLKMVLDTQKEILGILKKGAEPLMVTNKNNGNSNLEPEPNSTGTPTKKIVGKVTPAERDEIRALFERKNGLTELFKSLSNLSKTALDESSLYERIVADMGDVSVRYQNWWDGMRKNYSWENRPGYRWEINFESCEIYLEKE, translated from the coding sequence GTGAGATTCCTAATTCTCCCAGTCGACAAATCATCCATTTCATTTTGCTTTTATACCAACCCAAACCTCTCATCAAGCCCTGAGCCGATTCCTAAAGCAACTGTGCAGACCACGATAGATTTCGCCCGCAGCAACGGTTTGACGGTCCAGTTTGTCTACGGAAAGTCAGCCCCCCCGCCTCAACACAGATCCATCATTGAAAGCGTGAATCATGTAAAGATCGTCCCTCTGGCGCTTGCCAAGAAATATCCCGAAGGCATCGTAGTCATTGAATCCGACGAAATAGATCATGCCGCAGATTTCGGACTTGATGCCGGACGAAATGTGATAGTTCGTTTGCCAATAGAATCGATTGCGCGATTAGAGGATATTTTATTCGGCTTATCGGGGGTCTTCCAGCGACTAAATTTACGCATTGTAGGGATGGAGAGAACTACCGAAGCTGATCTGAACCTCTATGATCAACAATTATTGAATATTGCAGACAGGGTGTCAGATTATTATCGTCACGGAAAAATTTTTGAGTTAAACTTCCTTTCAGACAGACTGATTCTGAACAAGATGAAGAACTGCGAAGCTGGTATCGAGCATCTCACCGTGGGCTCAGATGGCCGGTTGTATCTCTGTGCTGGATTTCTCTATGACAATCCCGAGGATTCTGTGGGCAGCCTTGGAAAGGGAATACATATTCCAAATTCTGAACTTCTTCGCCTTGATCACGCGCCGATTTGCAAACAATGCGATGCATATCAATGCCTGCGTTGTATATATCTCAACAAGAAACTGACGTACGAGGTCAACACCCCTTCGAATCAACAGTGCGTCGCTTCTCACAAAGAGCGAACGGCAACCGGAAAGCTTCTCGGCATTCTAAGAGACATCCCGGCTTTTGCAACCGTGAACGATGTATCGTCGATAGATTACGAGGATCCCTTAGCCGTTCTGCATCGCTTTAAGGAGCCACACGCGGGGACTATTTATCCAAATCCGATACCCATCAAAATGAACGAAGGTCTACAATCTGAATTCGTTGTAATCGAGGAGACAGACCGAACATTTACCCCTATGAAAACAGGGTTTGCCGAAATGTCGGTTCTAGAAGTCTTAAAGATGGTACTTGATACGCAGAAAGAGATTTTGGGAATATTGAAGAAAGGAGCCGAACCATTAATGGTCACGAATAAAAATAACGGAAATTCGAATCTCGAACCTGAGCCGAACTCTACCGGTACGCCGACGAAAAAAATAGTTGGAAAAGTGACTCCCGCCGAACGAGATGAGATACGAGCACTTTTCGAACGAAAAAACGGCCTCACCGAATTATTCAAATCACTTAGCAACCTTAGCAAAACTGCACTTGATGAAAGTTCGTTATACGAACGAATAGTAGCTGACATGGGAGACGTTTCGGTCCGTTACCAGAATTGGTGGGACGGCATGCGCAAAAACTATTCGTGGGAGAACCGCCCTGGATACAGATGGGAAATCAACTTTGAATCTTGCGAGATTTATCTCGAGAAAGAATGA
- the gyrA gene encoding DNA gyrase subunit A, with product MSLNEKLVPVDIEDEIKGSYIDYAMSVIVARALPDVRDGLKPAHRRVLFGMSELGLDYNKPYKKCARIVGEVLGKYHPHGDVAVYDTLVRMAQDFSMRYPLVDGQGNFGSIDGDSPAAMRYTEARLSRIAGEMLRDLEKNTVDFAPNFDESLKEPLVLPSLLPNLLLNGASGIAVGMATNIPPHNLSDTVDAIIALIKDKDIAIDKLIKIIKAPDFPTGGIIFGYEGVKEAYKTGRGRIILRAKANIETQKSGRVNIVITEVPYQVNKANLIEKIADLVREKKIEDISDIRDESDRDGIRVVIELKRDSEPQVVLNNLYKHTQMQTTFGVIMLSLVAGVPKVLDLKQMMEYFVEHRHEVVVRRTKFDLDAAEKRAHILEGYKIALDNIDEVVQLIKKSKDPESAKTALMKRFKLSEIQAKAILALTLQRLTGLERKKIEDEYRETIKLIEKLKAILASKAMRMEIIRDELIDLKKNYGDERRTEIIEKASEFSIEDMIAEEDVVITITHNGFIKRYPVSGYRRQSRGGKGVTAQSTREDDFVEHMFIASTHQYILFFTDKGRAYWLKVHEVPEGGRASRGRSIINLIGKMPDEQITAFLPVKDFEEDMFVTMVTKRGTVKRVALKEFSNPRKVGIIAIGLDRGDRLIDAWLTDGKQDVIIGSKNGLALRFNERDVREMGRNARGVRGMKIAKGDEVIGMIVISRPGASVLVVTDRGFGKRSEVGEYSPRRRGGKGLITVKTGDKNGKLLSIKEVIDNDDIMIVTSKGFLIRQHVKEIKLAGRNTMGVRLIKIQPSDSIAAVARVLAEEGEEESGNGRNGKEQADLFE from the coding sequence CTCGATTACAACAAGCCGTACAAAAAATGCGCGAGAATAGTCGGCGAGGTTCTCGGTAAATATCATCCGCATGGAGATGTCGCGGTTTATGACACACTCGTCAGGATGGCGCAAGACTTTTCGATGCGCTACCCGCTCGTCGACGGACAGGGCAACTTCGGCTCGATAGACGGAGACTCGCCCGCGGCAATGCGTTATACCGAAGCGAGACTCTCGAGAATTGCAGGAGAAATGCTCCGCGATCTCGAGAAGAACACCGTCGACTTTGCACCTAACTTCGATGAATCACTCAAAGAGCCCCTTGTCCTTCCGTCGCTCCTTCCGAATCTTCTTCTCAACGGCGCAAGCGGAATTGCGGTCGGTATGGCAACGAACATCCCGCCGCACAATCTCTCCGACACCGTCGATGCAATTATTGCTTTGATAAAGGATAAGGACATTGCCATTGATAAGCTGATCAAAATCATAAAGGCGCCTGATTTTCCGACCGGCGGAATAATTTTCGGCTACGAGGGAGTCAAGGAAGCATACAAGACCGGACGCGGCAGAATCATCCTGCGTGCAAAAGCAAACATCGAGACCCAGAAAAGCGGAAGAGTAAACATCGTCATAACGGAAGTTCCTTATCAAGTCAACAAAGCGAATCTTATCGAGAAGATCGCTGACCTCGTGAGAGAGAAGAAAATTGAAGATATCTCTGATATCAGAGATGAATCGGACAGGGACGGAATTAGGGTAGTGATCGAGCTAAAACGCGACTCGGAGCCGCAAGTTGTTCTCAACAATCTCTACAAGCATACGCAGATGCAGACGACCTTCGGCGTGATAATGCTTTCCCTTGTCGCCGGCGTGCCGAAGGTACTTGATCTGAAGCAGATGATGGAATACTTCGTCGAGCACAGGCATGAGGTCGTTGTCCGTAGAACGAAGTTCGATCTGGATGCAGCAGAGAAGCGCGCGCATATTCTCGAGGGTTATAAAATAGCTCTCGATAACATTGACGAGGTGGTACAGCTTATAAAGAAATCGAAGGACCCAGAATCAGCGAAGACGGCTTTGATGAAGAGATTCAAACTCAGCGAAATTCAGGCAAAAGCTATTCTTGCTCTGACGCTGCAGAGGCTCACAGGACTGGAAAGAAAGAAGATCGAAGATGAATACCGCGAGACGATAAAGCTTATCGAAAAACTGAAGGCAATACTCGCCAGCAAAGCAATGCGGATGGAAATAATTCGCGATGAATTGATCGATCTCAAAAAGAATTATGGCGACGAGCGCCGGACGGAGATTATTGAAAAGGCATCTGAATTCAGCATCGAAGATATGATAGCTGAGGAGGATGTCGTCATTACGATCACGCACAATGGTTTCATCAAGCGGTATCCCGTCAGCGGTTACAGGCGCCAAAGCCGCGGCGGAAAAGGAGTCACGGCGCAGTCGACGCGCGAAGACGATTTCGTCGAACACATGTTTATTGCTTCTACACACCAGTACATACTTTTCTTCACAGATAAGGGGAGAGCTTACTGGCTGAAGGTGCATGAAGTTCCCGAGGGCGGTCGAGCATCGCGCGGAAGGTCCATCATCAACCTGATCGGGAAAATGCCGGATGAGCAAATCACGGCGTTCCTTCCGGTCAAAGACTTTGAAGAAGATATGTTTGTCACCATGGTGACAAAGCGCGGAACAGTAAAGAGAGTCGCGCTGAAGGAATTCTCGAATCCGCGGAAAGTCGGCATCATCGCGATCGGCCTTGATAGAGGCGACAGGCTTATTGATGCGTGGCTCACGGATGGAAAGCAAGACGTAATCATCGGAAGCAAGAATGGGCTTGCTTTAAGATTTAACGAGAGGGATGTCCGCGAGATGGGACGTAATGCACGCGGCGTCAGAGGCATGAAGATTGCAAAAGGCGACGAAGTAATCGGCATGATTGTAATCAGCAGGCCCGGAGCAAGCGTGCTCGTTGTTACCGACAGAGGTTTTGGAAAACGGAGCGAGGTTGGAGAATACTCTCCGCGCCGCCGTGGAGGTAAAGGACTCATCACCGTTAAGACCGGCGACAAGAATGGCAAACTGCTTTCGATAAAGGAAGTGATCGACAACGATGACATAATGATCGTGACGTCGAAAGGTTTCTTGATTCGTCAGCATGTGAAAGAGATCAAGCTCGCTGGAAGAAACACGATGGGCGTTCGCCTTATAAAGATCCAGCCGAGCGACAGTATTGCCGCTGTTGCAAGAGTTCTTGCTGAAGAAGGCGAAGAGGAAAGCGGTAACGGTAGGAACGGTAAAGAGCAAGCGGATTTGTTCGAGTAG